A DNA window from uncultured Methanoregula sp. contains the following coding sequences:
- a CDS encoding type II toxin-antitoxin system HicA family toxin, whose product MTDKLPIISGKEVVKALCKLGYSINDQKGSHIHLRHPVRRPLTIPNHPEIARGTLRIIIKDADLTVEKFLELL is encoded by the coding sequence ATGACGGATAAACTCCCCATCATCTCCGGAAAGGAAGTCGTAAAAGCTCTTTGCAAACTGGGGTATTCAATCAATGATCAGAAAGGAAGTCATATCCACCTCAGGCATCCGGTCCGGAGACCACTGACGATTCCGAACCACCCGGAAATTGCCCGGGGGACATTGAGGATCATCATTAAGGATGCGGATCTTACGGTCGAAAAATTCCTGGAATTGCTATGA
- a CDS encoding type II toxin-antitoxin system HicB family antitoxin: MDFKIAIEQDEDGWYVVTVPALPGCVSQGKTEEEAKKNIAEAIELHLSALARDGIPLYHRPGIKETFVAVDI; the protein is encoded by the coding sequence ATGGATTTCAAAATCGCGATTGAGCAGGACGAGGATGGCTGGTATGTTGTCACCGTACCGGCACTTCCGGGTTGTGTCTCTCAGGGAAAGACCGAGGAGGAAGCAAAGAAAAATATAGCCGAAGCCATTGAATTGCATCTTTCCGCTCTCGCCCGGGATGGCATTCCCCTCTATCACCGCCCGGGCATCAAAGAGACCTTCGTGGCCGTTGACATATGA